One Nocardioidaceae bacterium SCSIO 66511 genomic window carries:
- a CDS encoding NEW3 domain-containing protein, producing MNWRSTTRTNRVMAAVAAAALTVGLAGAVDAAPVTSAEASSRQPAWDDATGRLDPAAFADPPSTDRPHAFWFWNGKLTEKELERQLEEMQGNGVEEFFIHPRQGLGGEFGKTENDYYLSKDYFDKVGFVLEEAKARGMKAWLYDDLNWPSGYAGGRTVRGGVVDGRTIEADPEYVPWYLAPNAHDVEGGTTYDEDVPASGNEASDDADPLEPELVATLAARKAASGTCVTDGDARGVRLDGSTTIELTDQIKDGHLSWDVPDGNWCLVHLVQRPLENYHPDLEPDEPYVDMLNPDATEKFIDVTHETYAKRFGPYFGRTIQGIFNDEPGFYNNFPDNRGGLDSRGSIPWTPGFRAYLDKNAGYDLTKHLLGVWYDAGVKTTKARVDYYDALSDRYNEAHTKPLADWADDHDIALISNALVEEDLGSHKLIEGGSWFEMSKHYQLPGMDLIGGLNTGAITPKLNSSVAHLFGRKRNLAETFGAFGWDLSMEEMKRTVSWEAAGGVDLIDNHAFYYSIDGKRASESPPSQFDQNTFWPRFSQYANFVGRLTEPARDATAVNPVGVMYPSSSVMATGTPWDVRGFAGNGPDLGPIDDSWKGTSNDLLEAQLDFDYLDELALAGDEDLDVDLRVRHGSLALRDQRWQAVVVPRTSVLSLDAVRTLQKLVADGGTVVAVDGLATREASGHDAALRTRLKSLFGTDPSDPAASTRRHGRNGLAAYLPDRSELTGLLHERVTPGVTLDNAPDVRVRHVERKADDAFLVVNLSGKEKRTTARFDVAETPEFWDLETGDATVAPVFRRSSGQTVVPLTLDPYEARWVTFRPGAYPEGKVAHLTATNANPESIKASRGELQTTLVTDKPGEVYARGEYRGHSYGAVATVDDPLEPLALDGDWDFRFDDSADETASEPLGSWTEFDAKYSGSGTYTKRFTVPDGFLATGRRAQLDLGRVRDLADVTVNGEHAGALDWAPCTIDVTDLLHEGDNVVEVMVTNTPSNEIEGRDNPSGLLGPVEVRPQREVTLDLREGTEVRSIDLAVEPRSASVLPGRPVTFTAVVDGIAPANLEASLTTSAPDGWKVDPASADISVPSNGAEVRTTVDVIMTPPADAPEGSTTVDFRLTGTDGRTVSRTAKVTVANAYAAWEFDTDGDTEGWSGENQIEDLTASDGKLRFRSVGGDPYLVGPKMSVPVADGVAVEMTMSASVGGSGQLFWATEGGGFGEAHSGRFTVEPGNQRTYRVEIPGEATSLTQLRLDPLTSTGDIAIDSVRIVP from the coding sequence ATGAACTGGCGCTCGACCACGCGTACCAACCGTGTGATGGCGGCGGTTGCTGCGGCTGCTCTGACCGTCGGCTTGGCCGGAGCCGTGGACGCGGCACCGGTCACCTCCGCAGAGGCGTCATCACGCCAGCCGGCTTGGGATGACGCGACTGGCCGTCTCGACCCCGCTGCGTTCGCCGACCCGCCGTCGACCGACCGGCCGCATGCGTTCTGGTTCTGGAACGGCAAGCTCACCGAGAAGGAGCTGGAGCGTCAGCTCGAGGAGATGCAGGGCAATGGGGTGGAGGAGTTCTTCATCCATCCGCGTCAGGGCCTTGGCGGCGAGTTCGGCAAGACCGAGAACGACTACTACCTGTCGAAGGACTACTTCGACAAGGTCGGGTTCGTGCTCGAGGAGGCGAAGGCGCGCGGGATGAAAGCGTGGCTGTACGACGATCTCAACTGGCCGAGCGGCTATGCGGGCGGACGTACCGTCCGGGGCGGAGTCGTCGACGGACGTACGATCGAGGCCGACCCCGAGTACGTTCCGTGGTACCTCGCTCCGAACGCGCACGACGTCGAGGGCGGCACAACCTACGACGAAGACGTACCCGCCAGCGGTAACGAAGCATCGGACGATGCCGATCCCCTCGAGCCCGAACTGGTGGCCACGCTAGCCGCCCGAAAGGCCGCCAGCGGAACGTGTGTGACCGACGGTGATGCCCGAGGCGTGCGCCTCGATGGTTCGACCACCATCGAACTGACCGACCAGATCAAGGACGGGCATCTGTCCTGGGACGTACCCGATGGCAACTGGTGTCTCGTGCACCTCGTCCAACGGCCGCTGGAGAACTATCATCCGGACCTCGAGCCGGACGAGCCGTATGTCGACATGCTGAACCCCGATGCGACCGAGAAGTTCATCGACGTCACGCACGAGACTTACGCCAAGCGGTTCGGGCCGTACTTCGGTCGGACGATTCAGGGCATCTTCAATGATGAGCCCGGCTTCTACAACAACTTTCCGGATAACCGTGGTGGGCTCGACTCTCGCGGTTCGATCCCGTGGACTCCTGGCTTTCGGGCATACCTCGACAAGAACGCCGGCTACGACCTGACGAAGCACCTCCTCGGGGTTTGGTACGACGCGGGTGTCAAGACCACCAAGGCGCGCGTCGACTACTACGACGCACTATCCGACCGATACAACGAGGCGCACACGAAGCCACTGGCCGACTGGGCAGACGATCACGACATCGCCCTGATCTCGAACGCGCTCGTAGAGGAAGACCTCGGCAGCCACAAGCTGATCGAGGGCGGCAGTTGGTTCGAGATGAGCAAGCATTACCAACTTCCTGGTATGGATCTGATCGGTGGTCTGAACACTGGTGCGATCACACCAAAGCTCAACTCGTCGGTCGCTCACCTCTTCGGGCGCAAGCGCAACCTGGCGGAGACGTTCGGTGCGTTCGGCTGGGACCTCTCGATGGAGGAGATGAAGCGCACGGTCAGCTGGGAGGCCGCGGGCGGCGTCGACCTGATCGACAACCATGCGTTCTACTACTCGATCGACGGTAAGCGGGCTTCGGAGTCGCCACCGAGCCAGTTCGACCAGAACACGTTCTGGCCGAGGTTCTCTCAGTATGCGAACTTCGTCGGACGGCTCACCGAGCCGGCGCGCGATGCCACTGCTGTGAACCCCGTCGGCGTCATGTATCCGAGCTCGTCGGTGATGGCGACCGGCACACCATGGGACGTCCGCGGCTTTGCGGGCAATGGGCCGGACCTCGGGCCGATCGACGACTCGTGGAAGGGCACATCGAACGACTTGCTCGAGGCTCAGCTCGACTTCGATTACCTCGACGAGCTTGCCTTGGCCGGTGATGAAGATCTCGACGTAGACCTGCGGGTGCGACACGGGTCTCTCGCACTACGTGATCAACGCTGGCAGGCGGTCGTGGTCCCTCGTACGTCGGTGCTCTCGCTCGACGCTGTCCGTACCTTGCAGAAGCTTGTCGCCGACGGTGGCACAGTCGTCGCGGTGGACGGCTTGGCGACGCGTGAAGCATCAGGACATGACGCAGCCCTACGTACGCGGCTGAAGTCGCTGTTCGGCACCGACCCGTCCGACCCCGCGGCGTCCACCCGCCGTCACGGGCGCAACGGGCTGGCGGCGTACTTGCCTGACCGGTCTGAACTCACCGGTCTGTTGCATGAGCGCGTGACGCCCGGCGTGACGCTCGACAATGCGCCCGACGTTCGCGTGCGACACGTCGAGCGCAAGGCAGATGATGCGTTCTTGGTCGTCAACCTGTCCGGGAAGGAGAAGCGGACGACTGCGCGCTTCGATGTCGCGGAGACTCCGGAGTTCTGGGACCTTGAGACGGGCGACGCCACGGTCGCCCCGGTGTTCAGGCGCAGTAGCGGTCAGACGGTCGTCCCGCTGACACTTGACCCGTACGAGGCGCGCTGGGTGACGTTCCGGCCCGGGGCGTACCCGGAAGGCAAGGTCGCGCATCTGACGGCGACGAACGCGAACCCCGAGTCGATCAAGGCGTCCCGCGGCGAGCTTCAGACGACGTTGGTCACCGACAAGCCCGGCGAGGTCTATGCGCGGGGCGAGTACCGCGGGCACTCGTACGGAGCGGTCGCGACGGTCGACGATCCGCTGGAGCCGCTTGCGCTCGACGGCGACTGGGACTTCCGGTTCGACGACTCCGCCGACGAGACGGCGTCGGAGCCGCTCGGGTCGTGGACGGAGTTCGACGCGAAGTATTCGGGCTCCGGTACGTACACGAAGCGGTTCACGGTGCCTGACGGCTTCCTCGCCACGGGGCGGCGTGCGCAGCTTGACCTCGGGCGCGTACGCGACCTCGCCGACGTCACCGTCAACGGTGAGCATGCCGGGGCACTTGACTGGGCGCCCTGCACCATCGACGTCACGGATCTCCTACACGAGGGAGACAACGTCGTCGAGGTGATGGTGACCAACACTCCGTCCAACGAGATCGAGGGGCGTGATAATCCTTCCGGGCTGCTCGGACCGGTCGAAGTACGGCCACAGCGCGAGGTGACGCTCGATCTCAGGGAGGGAACGGAGGTGCGGTCGATCGATCTGGCTGTCGAGCCGCGATCTGCGTCGGTTTTGCCCGGGCGTCCGGTGACCTTCACGGCAGTGGTCGACGGAATCGCTCCCGCAAACCTGGAAGCTTCCCTGACGACGTCGGCTCCCGACGGATGGAAAGTTGATCCCGCCTCGGCCGACATCTCAGTGCCATCGAACGGAGCAGAGGTCAGGACTACGGTCGACGTGATCATGACGCCGCCGGCAGACGCGCCTGAAGGCTCGACGACAGTCGACTTCCGGTTGACCGGCACCGACGGTCGTACCGTCTCGCGGACGGCGAAGGTCACGGTCGCCAATGCGTACGCCGCCTGGGAGTTCGACACCGACGGGGACACCGAAGGCTGGAGCGGTGAGAATCAGATCGAGGACCTCACCGCCTCGGACGGGAAGCTGCGGTTTCGCTCCGTCGGCGGCGACCCGTACCTAGTCGGTCCGAAGATGTCCGTCCCTGTCGCGGACGGAGTCGCGGTGGAGATGACAATGTCGGCGTCTGTCGGTGGCAGTGGGCAGCTGTTCTGGGCAACCGAGGGTGGCGGATTCGGCGAAGCCCACAGTGGGCGGTTCACGGTCGAGCCGGGCAACCAGCGTACGTACCGGGTGGAGATTCCAGGTGAGGCCACGTCGCTGACTCAACTCCGCCTGGATCCACTCACCAGCACAGGTGACATCGCGATCGACTCCGTACGGATCGTCCCCTAG
- a CDS encoding glycoside hydrolase family 78 protein has product MGTRRLGIIVTLALTLTFVLAPSSSAATAPAGGVRAYALVSDHMNKPLGTDDRTPAFGWKLRSRERSQTQSAYRVLVASSRSALARGNGDMWDSGKVESSESLQVIYGGDPLESRHRYYWKVMVWDASGDGTGWSAPTWFETGLLEADDWSAKWIAHDTELPLPTSNNQQNAPASLRSDHTLGQSLTADRPFDSVGGSFPTWSTNDSDFTLTLRRGGPDGEVIAEKREADHPDNTWADLKLDTPAPAGDYYLEMSDLEGTAGWWSHTDDVYSEGQAYADGEPVAGDRTIRWNPTTDAEAELTSQLRTTFDANKRVKSARLYSTALGIYDVNINGRAVSSDRWAPGWTDYNKRTPYQTYDVTSLVKKGANAIGARLSTGWYAGKIAIYGPNLYGKIPGLLTQLEITYADGSTQRVVSDTAWKSTAGPVTHADILDGEEYDARRETPGWDKPRFDDRTWASVVEKTDVDTALVAQSAPPVTVTQRMPVKKITEPTPGTYVLDLGQNFVGTVGLSLRGMKSGQKVRLRYGEELNPDGTLYTANLRSARATDFYTARGRGVETYEPRYTFHGFRYVELSGLQHKPSKRDLVGKVLGTDAPMSGSFESSDPMLNQLQSNIVWSQRGNFLSVPTDCPQRDERMGWTGDINVFAPTAAYNMDISTFLGDKWLQDLRDAQRPDGAVTDVVPYVPVVGAGNAGWGDAAVTVPYTVWQTYGDTKVIEESYDSMTAWIAYLKKNSTGLIRPDAGYGDWLNLDDDTPRDLIGTAYFAHVTEQLSEMAAAIDEDDDAKKYEGLANDVREAFVDEYVGDDGALPGDSQAGYVLALSFDLMPDGLVDAAADRLVANLERHDWHLATGFLGTPDLLPVLSRTGHTDVAYKLINQKTYPSWGYEVDKGATTIWERWNSIKPDGSFGDVSMNSFNHYAYGAVGNWMYQTIGGIQPDPSAPGYEHFTIAPQLGGGLDQAEASYESGYGTIVSRWARKNGRLTLEIQVPVGSSATVRIPATSIDAVTERGRPMANAQGVSDVRVEDGTVVGELGSGRYRFTVKEDA; this is encoded by the coding sequence ATGGGTACACGTCGGCTGGGCATCATCGTCACGCTCGCGCTCACTCTCACTTTCGTCCTTGCCCCGAGCTCGTCTGCCGCGACTGCACCGGCTGGCGGCGTACGTGCCTACGCGCTGGTGAGCGACCACATGAACAAACCGCTCGGAACCGACGACCGAACCCCCGCTTTCGGATGGAAACTCCGATCGCGTGAGCGGTCTCAGACCCAGAGCGCGTACCGCGTTCTGGTCGCGTCCAGCAGGTCGGCGCTCGCGCGCGGCAACGGGGACATGTGGGACTCCGGCAAGGTGGAGTCATCGGAGTCCTTACAGGTCATCTACGGCGGTGACCCTCTTGAGTCGAGGCACCGTTACTACTGGAAGGTCATGGTCTGGGACGCATCCGGTGACGGGACCGGTTGGAGCGCGCCGACCTGGTTCGAGACGGGGCTGCTCGAAGCCGACGACTGGTCGGCGAAGTGGATCGCGCACGACACCGAGCTCCCGCTACCGACGTCCAACAATCAGCAGAACGCTCCCGCGTCGCTGCGTTCGGACCACACCCTCGGTCAGTCACTCACCGCTGACCGCCCGTTCGACTCGGTCGGCGGGAGCTTTCCTACCTGGAGTACGAACGACTCCGACTTCACGCTGACCCTGCGCCGCGGAGGTCCTGACGGCGAAGTCATTGCCGAGAAGCGCGAGGCCGACCATCCCGACAACACCTGGGCGGACTTGAAGCTCGACACCCCAGCGCCCGCCGGTGACTACTACCTGGAGATGTCCGATCTGGAGGGCACTGCGGGTTGGTGGAGCCATACCGACGACGTCTACTCCGAGGGGCAGGCGTACGCCGACGGGGAGCCCGTTGCGGGCGACCGAACCATTCGCTGGAACCCCACGACCGACGCTGAGGCGGAGCTGACGTCCCAGCTTCGTACGACGTTCGACGCGAACAAGCGCGTGAAATCGGCGCGACTGTACTCGACAGCACTCGGTATCTACGACGTCAATATCAACGGTCGCGCGGTCTCTAGCGATCGGTGGGCTCCAGGTTGGACTGACTACAACAAGCGCACCCCGTACCAGACGTACGACGTGACGTCGCTGGTCAAGAAGGGCGCGAATGCGATCGGAGCACGCCTCTCCACCGGCTGGTACGCCGGCAAGATAGCGATCTATGGTCCGAACCTCTACGGCAAGATCCCCGGTTTGCTCACACAGCTGGAGATCACGTACGCCGACGGCTCCACGCAGCGCGTCGTCTCTGACACCGCGTGGAAGAGCACGGCCGGACCCGTGACGCACGCCGATATCCTTGACGGCGAAGAGTACGACGCACGCCGCGAGACGCCTGGCTGGGACAAGCCCCGTTTCGACGACCGGACCTGGGCATCCGTGGTCGAGAAGACCGACGTCGACACGGCGCTCGTGGCGCAGTCAGCCCCGCCGGTGACGGTGACCCAGCGGATGCCGGTCAAGAAGATCACCGAGCCTACGCCCGGCACGTACGTCCTTGACCTCGGTCAGAACTTCGTCGGCACCGTCGGGCTGTCCCTCCGTGGCATGAAGTCAGGTCAGAAGGTCCGACTTCGCTACGGAGAAGAGCTCAACCCCGATGGCACTCTGTACACCGCGAACTTGCGTAGCGCGCGAGCGACCGACTTCTACACGGCACGTGGGCGCGGCGTGGAGACGTACGAGCCGCGGTACACCTTCCACGGCTTCCGGTACGTCGAGCTGAGCGGCCTACAACACAAGCCGTCGAAGCGTGATCTGGTAGGCAAAGTGCTCGGCACGGACGCGCCGATGTCCGGCAGCTTCGAGAGCTCCGATCCGATGCTCAACCAGCTGCAGAGCAACATCGTGTGGTCGCAGCGCGGCAACTTCCTCAGCGTGCCGACCGACTGCCCGCAGCGCGACGAGCGGATGGGCTGGACCGGTGACATCAACGTGTTCGCACCGACGGCGGCGTACAACATGGACATCTCGACGTTCCTCGGCGACAAGTGGTTGCAGGACCTTCGTGACGCGCAGCGGCCGGACGGCGCCGTGACCGACGTCGTGCCATACGTGCCGGTGGTCGGCGCGGGCAACGCAGGTTGGGGCGACGCCGCGGTCACCGTGCCGTACACCGTTTGGCAGACGTACGGCGATACGAAGGTGATCGAAGAGAGCTACGACTCGATGACCGCGTGGATTGCGTACCTGAAGAAGAACAGCACCGGGCTCATCAGACCCGACGCTGGCTACGGTGACTGGCTGAACCTCGATGACGACACACCGCGCGACCTGATCGGTACGGCCTACTTCGCGCACGTCACGGAGCAGTTGTCGGAGATGGCCGCTGCGATCGATGAGGACGACGACGCCAAGAAGTACGAGGGGCTCGCGAATGACGTGCGCGAGGCGTTCGTCGATGAGTACGTCGGCGACGACGGTGCACTGCCCGGCGACTCACAGGCGGGTTATGTGCTCGCCCTGTCGTTCGATCTGATGCCCGACGGGCTGGTGGACGCGGCCGCCGACAGGCTGGTCGCGAATCTCGAGCGGCACGACTGGCATCTCGCCACAGGGTTCCTCGGGACGCCGGATCTGCTGCCGGTGCTCAGCCGGACTGGTCACACCGACGTGGCGTACAAGCTGATCAACCAGAAGACCTACCCGTCGTGGGGGTACGAGGTTGATAAGGGCGCGACCACGATTTGGGAGCGTTGGAACTCGATCAAGCCCGACGGCAGCTTCGGCGACGTCAGCATGAACTCGTTCAACCACTACGCGTACGGCGCGGTCGGCAACTGGATGTACCAGACGATCGGCGGCATCCAGCCAGATCCGTCGGCTCCCGGCTACGAGCACTTCACGATCGCGCCGCAGCTCGGTGGCGGACTCGACCAAGCGGAGGCATCGTACGAATCCGGCTACGGCACCATCGTCTCGCGGTGGGCACGTAAGAACGGGCGCTTGACGCTCGAGATCCAGGTGCCGGTCGGCTCTTCGGCGACCGTCCGGATCCCCGCAACGAGCATCGATGCTGTCACTGAGCGCGGGCGTCCGATGGCCAATGCCCAGGGCGTGAGCGACGTGCGCGTCGAGGACGGCACCGTCGTCGGCGAGCTCGGCTCCGGGAGGTACAGGTTCACTGTGAAGGAGGACGCATGA
- a CDS encoding pyridoxal phosphate-dependent aminotransferase produces MTDGRSARADDRSKVAESVFDEVVDRRHSNSMKWAYAEQMLSPEEAAADPLPMWVADTDFKAPKVVIDALHEAVDHGVFGYPGGAPDSYLDAIIGWQARRYSWEVPREWIVQTAGVIAALKTVVQAFSAPGDSVLIQPPVYVHFHHDVQLNGRRLAYAPLERVDGGYRLDADAFERAIQPDTKLFILSHPHNPTGNVWSRDELQTMGEICARHGVLVVSDEIHQDLVLNPGKRHVPFASLGEQFAQNSITCTAPSKTFNLPGLQSANVFIPNRRLREDFARQYERNVFPVVNVLGMVAAEAAYTHGEPWLEALLDYLRANHSHFAKAVNSGLPALEVLPADSLYLAWMDCRGLGLDAEALDHFMLTKARLWLDKGQKFGIEGHGYMRVNLGCPRSTVDEAIRRLTDAVHAYA; encoded by the coding sequence ATGACCGATGGCAGGAGTGCCCGTGCGGACGATCGGTCGAAGGTCGCCGAGTCGGTGTTCGACGAGGTCGTCGACCGCCGGCACTCGAACTCGATGAAGTGGGCGTACGCCGAGCAGATGCTCTCACCGGAGGAAGCAGCGGCCGATCCGCTGCCGATGTGGGTGGCCGATACTGACTTCAAGGCGCCCAAGGTCGTCATCGACGCACTGCACGAGGCTGTCGACCATGGCGTGTTCGGGTATCCGGGCGGCGCACCCGACAGCTACCTCGACGCGATCATCGGATGGCAGGCGCGGCGTTACAGCTGGGAGGTTCCGCGTGAGTGGATCGTGCAGACCGCGGGTGTCATCGCAGCCCTGAAGACGGTCGTACAGGCCTTCTCCGCTCCGGGCGACTCGGTCCTCATCCAGCCGCCCGTGTACGTGCATTTCCACCACGATGTGCAGTTGAACGGGCGACGCCTCGCATACGCCCCGCTCGAGCGCGTCGACGGCGGCTATCGGCTCGACGCGGATGCATTCGAACGCGCGATCCAGCCCGATACGAAGCTGTTCATCCTGAGCCATCCGCACAACCCGACAGGCAACGTGTGGTCCCGGGACGAACTGCAGACGATGGGCGAGATCTGTGCGCGGCACGGTGTACTCGTCGTATCAGATGAGATCCACCAGGACCTCGTGCTGAACCCGGGCAAACGCCATGTCCCGTTCGCGTCGTTGGGGGAGCAGTTCGCGCAGAACAGCATCACCTGCACGGCCCCGAGCAAGACGTTCAACTTGCCCGGACTGCAAAGCGCGAACGTGTTCATCCCGAACCGCCGCCTCCGCGAGGACTTCGCACGCCAGTACGAGCGCAATGTATTTCCCGTGGTGAACGTACTCGGCATGGTGGCTGCGGAGGCGGCGTACACCCACGGTGAACCGTGGCTGGAGGCGCTGCTCGACTACCTCCGCGCGAACCACTCGCACTTCGCAAAGGCGGTCAACAGCGGGCTTCCTGCGCTCGAGGTGCTACCCGCCGACTCCCTCTACCTCGCCTGGATGGACTGCCGCGGCCTCGGCCTGGACGCGGAGGCACTCGACCACTTCATGCTCACCAAGGCACGGCTCTGGCTCGACAAGGGGCAGAAGTTCGGTATCGAGGGCCACGGCTACATGCGGGTCAACCTCGGCTGCCCGCGTAGCACCGTCGACGAGGCGATTCGGCGCCTGACGGACGCCGTGCACGCGTACGCCTGA
- a CDS encoding LD-carboxypeptidase → MKKVIRGLTRRKVLVGSAAVAAGGVAGMGNGAAVASSRVRRPAMLKRGDTVRLISPASSPDAKEVERGEELLRGWGLEVEYAEHALDEFGYLAAPDAQRLADLNSALSDPNVRGVICTRGGYGVQRIIDGVDRQAVRRDPKPVVGFSDITGLQQWLWCHTGLTTIHGPMAAWNDDRNGPASAEALREALMTTKPITLSGDPDEPGGDVHAPGRATGVLLGGNLSLLAAAVGNRELASLRGAILFMEDVGESPYRLDRMLTQLRRSGVLDGVAGFALGQWTDCEGAPGEWTVSEMFRDRLGDLDVPILGGLPVGHGNGQLTMPLGVRAELDADSGTLTAEPAVRAA, encoded by the coding sequence ATGAAGAAGGTCATTCGCGGTCTGACGCGCCGCAAGGTGCTGGTCGGCAGCGCGGCGGTCGCAGCCGGAGGCGTTGCCGGCATGGGCAACGGTGCCGCGGTCGCGTCGTCGAGGGTACGCAGGCCTGCGATGTTGAAGCGCGGCGATACCGTCCGATTGATCTCGCCGGCGAGCTCGCCAGATGCGAAGGAAGTTGAGCGGGGCGAAGAGCTCTTGCGTGGCTGGGGACTCGAGGTGGAGTACGCCGAGCACGCGCTCGACGAGTTCGGCTACCTCGCCGCCCCAGATGCGCAGCGCCTCGCCGATCTGAACTCCGCGCTCTCAGACCCGAATGTACGTGGGGTCATCTGCACTCGCGGTGGGTACGGCGTGCAGCGGATCATCGACGGCGTCGACCGCCAGGCCGTACGCCGGGATCCCAAGCCGGTCGTCGGATTCAGCGACATCACCGGGTTGCAGCAGTGGTTGTGGTGCCACACGGGTCTCACCACGATCCACGGACCGATGGCGGCATGGAACGACGATCGCAATGGTCCTGCCTCTGCCGAGGCGTTGCGTGAAGCGCTCATGACCACGAAGCCGATAACCCTGTCGGGCGACCCCGACGAGCCCGGCGGCGACGTACATGCGCCGGGCCGCGCGACTGGAGTCCTGCTCGGCGGCAATCTCAGTCTGCTCGCAGCGGCGGTAGGCAACCGGGAGCTGGCCAGTCTGCGCGGCGCGATCCTGTTCATGGAGGACGTCGGTGAGTCGCCGTACCGCCTGGATCGGATGCTGACTCAACTGCGCCGCAGCGGAGTGCTCGACGGGGTGGCCGGGTTCGCTCTGGGGCAGTGGACCGACTGCGAAGGCGCCCCCGGCGAATGGACAGTGAGCGAGATGTTTCGTGACCGGCTCGGTGACCTCGACGTGCCGATCCTCGGTGGTCTGCCGGTCGGCCACGGCAACGGACAGCTCACGATGCCGCTCGGCGTACGCGCCGAACTCGACGCTGACTCGGGCACGCTGACCGCCGAGCCCGCCGTACGAGCAGCCTGA
- a CDS encoding alanine--glyoxylate aminotransferase family protein, which yields MTRIVDRHLFGPGPTNAYPEATSALGLPLLGHLDPQFISIMDETCDRLRTVWGTDNARTLPLSATGSAGMEAAFVNTVHQGDVVVVAVNGLFGKRMCDVAARCGAEVIAVEHDWGSPVDPERVVAAHPSPAIVAAVHAETSTGVQSDIAALGEAVHASSDALLIVDAVTSIGGVELRADDWGIDVGYAGTQKCLGVAPGLAPFTINDRAFERRVEHPQSWYLDLGLLGGYVGEAGARGGGARTYHHTAPVAMVGSLHAGLGRILDEGLDNVWARHAEAGQALQDGLERLGLELFAQKGSRLPDLTTVKVPEGVDSAAVRRTLLERYDIEIGAGVGEFAATVWRIGLMGPNASPDSVALILAALGDVLDR from the coding sequence ATGACTCGTATCGTTGACCGGCACCTGTTCGGCCCGGGCCCGACCAACGCGTACCCGGAGGCGACGAGCGCGCTGGGGCTGCCGCTGCTCGGTCACCTTGACCCGCAGTTCATCTCCATCATGGATGAGACGTGTGACCGGCTGCGTACGGTGTGGGGCACCGACAACGCGCGTACGTTGCCGTTGTCGGCGACGGGCTCTGCCGGGATGGAAGCGGCGTTCGTCAACACGGTGCATCAGGGCGACGTCGTCGTGGTGGCGGTCAACGGACTGTTCGGCAAGCGTATGTGTGATGTGGCAGCACGGTGCGGAGCCGAGGTGATCGCAGTCGAGCACGACTGGGGCAGCCCGGTCGACCCCGAGCGAGTGGTGGCGGCACATCCGTCCCCGGCGATCGTCGCCGCCGTGCATGCCGAGACCTCGACAGGTGTGCAGTCGGACATCGCGGCGCTCGGCGAGGCCGTACACGCCTCCAGCGACGCATTGCTCATCGTGGACGCCGTCACCTCGATCGGCGGCGTCGAACTGCGCGCCGACGACTGGGGCATCGACGTCGGGTATGCCGGTACGCAGAAGTGTCTGGGTGTCGCGCCCGGCCTTGCTCCCTTCACGATCAACGATCGCGCGTTCGAGCGGCGCGTCGAGCATCCGCAGTCGTGGTATCTGGACCTCGGGCTGCTCGGCGGGTACGTCGGCGAGGCCGGCGCCCGCGGCGGAGGGGCGCGTACGTATCACCACACCGCACCCGTCGCGATGGTTGGCTCGTTGCACGCCGGACTCGGACGCATCCTCGACGAGGGTCTGGACAACGTGTGGGCACGCCATGCAGAGGCCGGGCAGGCGTTGCAGGACGGCCTTGAGCGACTCGGGCTCGAGTTGTTCGCGCAGAAGGGATCTCGTCTTCCCGACCTGACGACGGTCAAGGTGCCGGAGGGTGTCGACTCGGCCGCCGTGCGACGTACGCTCCTGGAGCGGTACGACATCGAGATCGGTGCGGGGGTGGGCGAGTTCGCGGCGACCGTCTGGCGGATCGGTCTGATGGGGCCGAATGCCAGCCCGGACTCGGTCGCCCTCATTCTCGCCGCGCTGGGCGACGTACTCGATCGCTAG
- a CDS encoding antibiotic biosynthesis monooxygenase — protein MLIVAGHITVDPAARESYLAGCTTIVEQGRTAAGCLDFSISADLLDPSRINILERWESQESVDAFRNSGPSDDQSAAIRSASVSEYDVADTRSLFG, from the coding sequence ATGCTCATCGTCGCCGGACACATCACCGTTGACCCAGCCGCGCGCGAGTCCTATCTCGCCGGCTGCACGACGATCGTCGAGCAGGGCCGTACGGCGGCCGGGTGCCTCGACTTCTCCATCAGCGCCGACCTACTCGACCCGAGTCGCATCAACATCCTCGAGCGTTGGGAGTCACAGGAGTCGGTGGACGCCTTCCGCAACAGCGGTCCGAGCGACGACCAGAGCGCCGCGATCAGGTCGGCTTCGGTGTCCGAGTACGACGTCGCGGACACGCGGTCACTGTTCGGTTGA